In the genome of Fervidobacterium gondwanense DSM 13020, one region contains:
- a CDS encoding nucleoside kinase, which produces MVEKIKLYIDGKVYEIPQGGTLEEIADEYGKEHNKIILGARINNTIVELFRPINRSGEVTFITLDSQDGMRIYQRGLLFILHASVRKVFRDYTLKVLHTIGHGIYCEIRDNNTPVNLSEDDIKAIRDEMYQWVKGDYRFKKNELQKSQAMTLFDAAGMEDKVKLLKYRKKKTVKVYEADGHFDYFYGYMPPSTGYLKWFEIVKYDQGFVLLLPRVENEKVIVPEFKPLPKLSNVFLEYSRWLEIMEINSVGDLNEVIAKGERAVTDLIILAEALHEKRIAMISEEIKKRESVRLVLIAGPSSSGKTTFSKRLMVQLKASGFKPVTISLDDYFVDRERTPRDENGNYDFEALEALDVELFNKNLVDLFNGKEVEIPKFNFVLGKRESSGTKMKIEKDQIIIVEGIHGLNPKLTELVPEELKFKIYASALAQLNLDNVNRLHTTDVRLIRRMVRDSKFRGHDALATLRMWDSVRRGEERNIFPYQENADAMFNSALVYELAVLKIFAEPLLAVVPDDAPESTEANRLLKILDYFLPITNIEDIPRTSIIREFIGRSAFRY; this is translated from the coding sequence ATGGTAGAGAAGATAAAACTGTACATTGATGGAAAAGTTTATGAGATACCTCAAGGAGGAACTTTGGAGGAGATAGCAGACGAATATGGAAAGGAACATAATAAGATAATTTTAGGTGCAAGGATCAACAACACGATAGTTGAATTATTTAGACCCATAAACAGATCCGGAGAAGTGACTTTCATAACCTTAGATAGTCAGGATGGAATGAGGATCTATCAGAGGGGGTTACTATTCATACTTCACGCATCCGTAAGAAAAGTATTTAGAGATTATACACTGAAAGTTCTCCACACTATTGGTCACGGTATATATTGCGAAATACGTGACAATAATACGCCAGTTAACCTATCTGAAGATGACATCAAGGCCATTAGAGACGAAATGTACCAATGGGTTAAAGGAGATTACAGATTCAAGAAAAACGAACTACAAAAGAGTCAGGCTATGACACTTTTTGATGCCGCAGGAATGGAAGACAAAGTTAAGCTATTAAAGTACAGAAAGAAAAAAACTGTTAAGGTTTACGAAGCAGATGGCCACTTTGATTATTTTTACGGATACATGCCACCGTCCACTGGATATTTGAAATGGTTTGAAATAGTAAAGTACGATCAAGGTTTTGTTCTGCTCTTGCCAAGAGTGGAAAACGAAAAAGTAATTGTTCCAGAATTCAAGCCGCTTCCGAAACTTTCTAACGTGTTCTTAGAGTACTCAAGATGGCTCGAGATAATGGAAATCAACAGTGTTGGGGACCTTAACGAAGTTATTGCAAAAGGCGAACGCGCAGTGACTGACTTGATAATATTGGCGGAAGCGTTGCACGAAAAACGAATAGCAATGATTTCTGAAGAGATCAAAAAACGTGAGAGCGTTAGATTAGTACTGATCGCCGGTCCATCATCCAGTGGTAAAACGACTTTTTCAAAGAGACTCATGGTACAACTCAAGGCAAGCGGTTTTAAGCCAGTTACGATATCGTTGGATGATTACTTCGTCGATAGGGAACGAACTCCAAGGGACGAAAACGGAAATTACGATTTTGAAGCTCTCGAAGCTCTTGATGTTGAACTTTTCAACAAGAATCTGGTTGACTTGTTCAACGGAAAAGAAGTTGAAATTCCGAAATTCAATTTTGTGCTTGGCAAAAGGGAATCATCAGGTACAAAGATGAAGATTGAAAAAGATCAAATCATAATAGTGGAAGGTATTCACGGACTTAATCCAAAACTCACCGAGCTTGTGCCAGAGGAATTGAAATTTAAGATATACGCCAGTGCACTCGCCCAACTCAATTTAGATAACGTAAACAGACTACACACAACTGACGTAAGGTTAATAAGAAGAATGGTAAGGGACAGTAAATTCCGAGGGCACGATGCACTTGCCACTCTCAGGATGTGGGATAGTGTCCGAAGGGGTGAAGAGAGAAACATATTCCCGTATCAAGAGAATGCTGATGCTATGTTCAACAGTGCTCTTGTGTATGAACTTGCAGTTTTGAAGATATTTGCCGAGCCACTGCTTGCTGTTGTGCCTGATGACGCCCCAGAATCAACAGAGGCTAACAGACTGCTCAAGATATTGGACTATTTCTTACCAATTACAAATATAGAAGACATACCAAGAACATCTATTATAAGAGAGTTCATAGGAAGAAGCGCGTTTAGATATTAA
- a CDS encoding Rne/Rng family ribonuclease codes for MLLLLNKKNDTLQAALLENGRLTEIYFPDEDESVAGNIFVGKIEKFVPALEAAFVKLTNDENGFLRIKDIRDEYLNFFGLKKLQEGQKVLVQVKKESGTKKGPQVTTNIGLPGRYVVLMPFSHSVGISRKIHQEEDRVRLKKLGHEIRDKFECGVILRTASSEVSEEYIWGEVEILYSTWLKIVDDFKRSKKVKLLYKDLDTDSFVFREFLKAGVEEVIANSAELRELVRSYSKNIRVKVVETDVFEEYGVNKELKRVLNRSIPLPSGGEIVVDKTEAMVVIDVNSGHYTSTDDHEQLSEITNLEAVKEIARILRLRNLGGMIIVDFIDMKTEASKNKILQAMKAEVMKDRNRVEIYGFTQLGLLEMTRKRTTKSLDERFTVSCPVCSGSGRVINPQFVIEKLMYELTHKPADVSQAIIKLHPYFKELINKEELRQISKLNVHLHFMYHDPNSYELSWKK; via the coding sequence GTGCTTTTATTACTTAACAAGAAAAATGATACGCTGCAAGCAGCGCTTTTGGAAAACGGAAGGCTAACCGAAATATACTTCCCAGACGAAGATGAAAGCGTGGCTGGGAATATATTTGTTGGGAAAATCGAAAAATTTGTACCTGCGCTTGAAGCTGCTTTTGTAAAATTGACCAACGATGAAAACGGTTTCTTGAGAATAAAGGATATAAGGGATGAGTATCTAAACTTTTTTGGTTTAAAGAAATTGCAAGAAGGTCAAAAAGTTTTGGTTCAAGTAAAGAAAGAGAGTGGTACAAAAAAGGGACCACAGGTAACAACTAACATAGGATTACCTGGACGGTATGTCGTATTGATGCCGTTTTCTCACAGTGTAGGTATTTCGAGAAAAATACACCAAGAGGAAGACAGAGTAAGACTTAAAAAGCTCGGACATGAGATAAGAGATAAATTCGAATGTGGAGTGATCCTGAGGACTGCATCAAGCGAAGTTTCAGAAGAATATATTTGGGGCGAGGTTGAGATTCTCTATTCTACATGGCTTAAAATCGTTGATGATTTTAAACGCTCTAAAAAGGTAAAATTGTTGTACAAGGACTTAGATACGGACTCTTTCGTGTTTAGAGAGTTTCTAAAGGCTGGGGTTGAAGAAGTTATCGCTAACAGCGCAGAGTTAAGAGAGCTTGTCAGAAGCTATTCAAAGAACATTCGAGTAAAAGTAGTAGAAACTGATGTGTTTGAAGAATATGGAGTTAACAAAGAACTGAAGAGAGTTCTTAACAGGTCGATACCTCTTCCATCAGGTGGTGAAATTGTTGTTGACAAAACTGAAGCGATGGTCGTTATTGATGTGAACTCTGGACATTACACAAGTACTGATGACCATGAACAACTGTCAGAAATAACAAATTTGGAGGCCGTAAAAGAAATAGCTCGGATCCTTAGATTGAGAAATCTTGGAGGAATGATAATAGTTGATTTTATAGACATGAAAACTGAAGCCAGTAAGAACAAAATATTGCAAGCAATGAAGGCAGAAGTTATGAAAGACAGAAACAGGGTAGAAATTTATGGATTTACGCAACTTGGTTTACTGGAGATGACAAGAAAGAGAACGACAAAGTCTTTAGACGAAAGATTTACAGTATCTTGTCCTGTTTGTAGCGGAAGTGGACGGGTGATTAACCCGCAATTCGTTATAGAAAAACTTATGTACGAGCTGACGCACAAACCCGCGGATGTCTCGCAAGCAATTATAAAACTGCATCCATACTTTAAGGAACTTATAAACAAGGAAGAGTTGAGACAGATTTCAAAATTAAACGTTCATCTTCATTTTATGTATCATGACCCGAACAGTTATGAATTATCTTGGAAAAAGTAA